One Nicotiana tomentosiformis chromosome 4, ASM39032v3, whole genome shotgun sequence genomic window carries:
- the LOC138909361 gene encoding uncharacterized protein — translation MIWGSEEDEVLVGLRNLFLEDEDMDCSVIVKEEEEEEGLVIQTVEKGVAIRICTATPSRDRRDDWFEHVQVAHKLRTNPMCPPVKQRLRKFKPDKAVKGQALADHLAKNPIGGEYEPLKTYFPNEEVSFVVQDIAEASDRWRMVFDGAANFKGVGIGAVLILETGQHYSVSVKLRFPCTNNMAEYEACILGLNLAVDMNIQELLVIGYSDLLMMKRFTKIEFRYVPRIQNEFADALATLSSMIQHLDKNFIDHISIRIHNQPAYCAHVEEETDGNPWFHDIKECLAKREYPEHANHTQKCTLRRLSNHFFQSEGILHIRTPYLRLLRCVDTKEASKLLKEIHARNSGPHMNGFALVKKILRAGCFWMTMETDCIRYVQKYHQCQIHADMKWVPPN, via the exons ATGATATGgggatctgaagaagatgaagTACTAGTTGGTTTGAGGAATCTTTTCTTAGAAGatgaagacatggactgcagtgtaatagttaaggaggaggaggaggaggaaggcctcgtCATCCAGACAGTGGAGAAGGGAGTTGCTATCAGGATCTGTACTGCCACGCCATCAAGGGACCGTCGA Gatgactggtttgagcacgtccaagtggctcataaactacgcaccaacccaatgtgtccgccagtaaagcagaggctcagaaagttcaagccagat aaggcggttaagggacaagcattagcggatcatcttgcgAAAAATCCTATAGGAGGAGAATACGAGCcactgaaaacgtattttcctaatgaagaagtatcattcgtagtTCAAGATATCGCCGAAGCCTCTGATAGGTGGAGAATGGTTTTCGATGGAGCcgcaaatttcaaaggagtgggtattggagcagtCTTGATATTAGAGACAGGTCAACATTATTCGGTATCCGTGAAACTCAGAtttccgtgcaccaataatatggcagaatatgaggcttgcatattggggctcaatttggccgttgacatgaatatccaggaattactagTAATTGGTTATTCAGATCTTCTG atgatgaagaggttcacgaaAATAGAGTTCAGAtatgtcccgagaatccagaatgagttcgcagatgcattggccactttgtcctccatgatacagcatcTGGACAAGAATTTCATTGACCACATTTCgataaggattcataatcagccagcttattgCGCTCATGTGGAAGAGGAAACAgatgggaatccatggttccatgatatcaaggagtgcTTGGCAAAaagagagtacccggagcatgcaaatcatactcagaaatgCACGCTCCGGAGAttatccaaccatttcttccaaagtgaaGGAATTCTGCACATAAGGACTCCATACCTACGGCTATTACGGTGTGTTGAcaccaaggaagcttccaaatTGCTTAAAGAGATACACGCTAGAAAtagcggaccacacatgaatggtttcgctTTAGTCAAGAAGATACTGAGAGCAGGAtgtttttggatgactatggaaacagactgcatcagatATGTCCAGAAATatcatcagtgccaaatacatgCAGACATGAAATGGGTGCCACCAAATTAA
- the LOC138909362 gene encoding uncharacterized protein translates to MDVIGSIEHTSSNRHRFILVAIDYFTKWVEAASYKIVTKKVVSDFVRDRIVCRQNPSSPIMPPISTCVMVNSIRIACPKPSTKSPSVGYRLYCDASRVGISAVLMQDVMVIVYASRQLKTHEKNYPVHNLELVAIVHALKIWWHYLYGVPYERDLNLRQRRWLELLKDYDISILYHHRKANMVADALSRKAESFGSLVYLPAAERPLALDVQALANQEHQYDDPHLLVLKDTVQHGDDKEVTVRDAVSGLEASLLVEMDEEGHSGTCSSVPKLSSGEEWASAARLTKSVKFILVVTTYSTALLAQGVMRFDKKGKLSPRYIIHFEILERIRKVAYKLALPPSLPVVYPVVQVFMLWNYYGDPSQALDFSTFQFDEDLTYIEEPMVLLERHVWKLRSKNIASVKVQSRGHLVEQAT, encoded by the exons ATGGATGTCATTGGATCAATCGAACACACCTCTTCAAACAggcacaggttcattctagtggccatagactacttcacaaaatgggttgaagctgcatcttacaaaatcgtaaccaagaaagtcgtctcagattttgtcagagatcgtattgtttgccgCCAGAATCCATCATCACCGATAATGCCGCCAATATCAACA tgtgtcatggtcaactctatcagaatagCATGTCCAAAGCCTTCAACAAAAAG ccccagtgttggctACAGGTTGTACtgtgatgcgtcacgtgttgGCATTAGCGCGGTGCTGATGCAAGACGTTATGGTGATTGTATACGCGTCTCgacagttgaagacccatgagaagaattatccagtccacaacttggagttggtagccattgttcatgcattgaagatctggtggcattatttatacggtgtccctTATGAG agagatcttaacttgcggcagcggaggtggctagaattacttaaggactatgatatcagcATTCTATATCATCataggaaggccaatatggtagccgatgccttgagtcgaaaggcggagagtttTGGTAGTTTAGTATATCTaccggcagcagagaggccattagcattggatgttcaggccttagccaacca agagcatcagtatgatgacccccatttgcttgtcctcaaggacacggttcagcacggcgatgacAAGGAGGTTACTGTTAGGGATGCCG TATCTGGACTTGaggcatcactattggtggagatggatgaagaaggacatagtggaacatgtagctcggtgcctaaattgtcatcAGGTGAAGAATGGGCATCAGCTGCCAG gttgaccaagtcagttaAATTCATTCTGGTAGTGACTACATATTCTACAGCGctgctggctcag ggtgtgatgaggttcgacaagaaaggcaagttgagcccaaggtatatcatacattttgagatccttgagaggattagaaaggtggcctacaagcttgccttgccacctagtttaccTGTGGTTTATCCGGTGGTCCAGGTCTTTATGCTCTGGAATTattacggtgatccgtctcaAGCTCTAGACTTCAGCACATTCCAATTTgacgaggatttgacttatattgaggagcccaTGGTGCTCTTGGAAAGACATGTctggaagttgagatcaaagaatattgcttcagtgaaggttcaatcgAGGGGTCATCTCGTCGAGCAGGCGACCTAG
- the LOC138909363 gene encoding uncharacterized protein, with protein sequence MRLEFPNEQIVKWEGNDVMPKGKFISHLKSTKMIRKGCIYHLVQVTDTTAEVPTLESVPIMNELPDVFSDEHPGIPQSKEIHFGIDVMPGMPPISIPPYRMAPTELKELKEKLGDLLEGGFIRSSVSPWGAMVLFVRKKMDHCRCVLITSNSTKSQ encoded by the coding sequence ATGAGGCTTGAGTTCCCTAACGAGCAAATTGTTAAGTGGGAGGGGAATgatgttatgccaaaaggtaaGTTTATTTCTCACCTTAAGTCCACgaagatgatcaggaaggggtgtatttatcatttggtccaAGTTACtgacaccactgctgaggtgcctacacttgaatctgtaccaattaTGAATGAATTACCCGATGTATTTTCAGATGAGCACCCTGGAATTCCTCAAAGCAAAGAGATtcattttgggattgatgtgatgccgggcatgccgcctatatccattccaccttatagaatggcgccgacagaattaaaagagctaaaggaaaaACTAGGGGATTTGCTAGAGGGAGGTTTCATCCGatcaagtgtgtcgccttggggcgcaatggttctctttgtcagaaaaAAGATGGATCactgcagatgtgtattgattaccagcaactcaacaaagtcacaataa